In the genome of Ancylomarina subtilis, one region contains:
- a CDS encoding BatD family protein — MKRLFFLLLTCLFISTSAFADKTKFTATAPNVVALGEQFRLSYSLNEKGTNLKLPAIKGFQILMGPSTSTSMSTQYINGKMTSSSSYTYTYVLLAETEGKFTFEPAEITVDGKLVKSNSHTIEVVRESTKNKQQGTHSSTSAQAQRITEDNLYIKVNVDRKSVFMGEPVKATLKIYSKNKNLVNIEPVKLPTFQGFLTQEIERDSPSTLTGENVNGEIMYTYVRSEYLLFPQHEGEIVIEPWEMNCIVQLSAQARSRGFFDDFFNNYKNVRVPRKSKPVTIKVKPVPNNAPASFDGAVGQFKISTSINQDSVKVDDAITMKVKISGNGNMKLINPLKFDFPADFEVYDPKTNQNIESTAKGMTGSTTFEYLIIPRHAGDFTIPTNEFTYFDPRARRYKTKLTPEFKIHVAKGEGGVSNTTISSFTKEDVKFIGKDIRFIKTNNFEPIYKGEIFFGTLNFYLAYILPLFIFILAFVFNRKRIKENADVAKMKNKRANRVAMKRLKAASQRLHAKEKEAFYDEILKALWDYISDKFNLPLSDLSKDNINGILVDRSVDQEIISDFMTILDTCEFARYAPSSGSSEMDSLYQKTMETITKLEKNIK, encoded by the coding sequence ATGAAGAGACTATTTTTCTTATTACTTACATGTCTATTTATTAGTACTTCGGCCTTTGCTGATAAAACTAAATTTACTGCTACAGCTCCAAATGTTGTTGCCTTGGGAGAGCAATTTCGCCTATCCTACAGCCTGAATGAAAAAGGAACGAATCTGAAACTTCCCGCAATAAAAGGTTTTCAGATTTTAATGGGGCCTTCCACCTCAACGAGTATGAGTACGCAGTATATCAATGGCAAAATGACCTCAAGTTCATCCTATACATATACCTATGTATTGCTTGCTGAAACCGAAGGGAAATTCACTTTTGAACCAGCGGAAATTACAGTTGATGGTAAGCTTGTTAAATCCAATAGCCACACCATTGAAGTTGTACGGGAAAGCACTAAAAACAAACAACAAGGCACACATAGTAGTACATCCGCTCAGGCGCAACGTATCACTGAGGATAATTTATATATCAAGGTTAATGTTGATAGAAAGTCAGTTTTTATGGGAGAACCCGTAAAAGCAACTCTAAAAATCTACTCAAAAAACAAAAACCTTGTTAATATTGAACCTGTTAAACTCCCTACTTTTCAGGGATTCCTGACACAGGAAATTGAACGAGATTCACCCAGTACCCTTACCGGAGAAAATGTCAATGGTGAGATCATGTATACCTACGTTCGCAGTGAATACCTTTTATTCCCGCAACATGAGGGTGAAATTGTAATCGAACCCTGGGAAATGAATTGCATTGTGCAATTATCAGCACAAGCCCGTTCAAGAGGTTTCTTCGATGATTTTTTTAACAACTACAAAAATGTTCGTGTACCTCGCAAATCGAAACCTGTCACCATTAAGGTAAAACCAGTTCCTAATAATGCTCCTGCAAGTTTTGATGGTGCTGTTGGTCAGTTTAAGATAAGCACCAGTATCAATCAGGATTCCGTTAAAGTTGACGATGCCATTACCATGAAAGTAAAAATCTCAGGTAATGGAAATATGAAATTGATCAACCCTTTGAAATTTGACTTCCCTGCTGATTTTGAAGTTTACGATCCTAAAACGAATCAAAATATTGAGAGTACGGCTAAAGGAATGACGGGATCTACAACATTCGAATACTTAATTATTCCGCGTCATGCAGGTGATTTCACCATTCCAACCAACGAGTTTACATATTTTGATCCAAGAGCTAGAAGATATAAAACCAAACTAACACCTGAATTCAAGATTCATGTTGCTAAGGGTGAAGGTGGCGTCTCAAACACAACCATTAGTTCATTCACTAAAGAGGATGTTAAATTTATTGGTAAGGATATTCGTTTTATCAAAACCAATAATTTTGAACCCATCTACAAGGGAGAGATCTTTTTTGGAACCCTCAATTTCTATTTAGCTTATATCCTCCCTCTTTTTATATTCATTCTTGCTTTTGTTTTCAATCGTAAACGGATTAAAGAGAATGCTGATGTGGCTAAAATGAAAAACAAGCGGGCCAATCGTGTTGCCATGAAACGTTTAAAAGCAGCATCACAAAGACTTCATGCAAAAGAAAAGGAGGCTTTCTACGATGAAATACTGAAAGCCCTTTGGGATTATATTTCTGATAAATTTAACTTACCACTATCCGATTTAAGCAAGGACAACATCAATGGTATTCTAGTTGACAGAAGCGTGGATCAGGAAATCATCAGCGATTTCATGACAATTTTGGATACCTGTGAATTTGCTCGTTATGCGCCATCAAGTGGCTCATCCGAAATGGACAGTCTTTATCAGAAAACAATGGAAACAATTACCAAACTTGAAAAAAACATCAAGTAA
- a CDS encoding acyclic terpene utilization AtuA family protein, whose protein sequence is MKNKIRIANAGGFWGDDLGVLRRQLEGGEVDYISSDFLAEVTMSILRKQQLKNEAMGYVGDFVDQIVDVAELMKEKKVRMLTNAGGINPLACARKILSELKHKGVDLKIAVVIGDNIIDRIDEFYPEKASFTDMETGDDFEGIKENIQSANVYLGVPPLLKALDSGADLILAGRVTDTSITMAPMIYELGWELDDWDKLAAGLVAGHIIECGAQASGGNFTDWQKVSLWDNMGYPIVEMSRDGSFEVYKHPNTGGLISRDTIREQLVYEMGDPKHYISPDVVADFSQLELKELAPNRVLVKNAKGHPSTHFLKVSMAYEDGYKAVSSIVISGGRVLNKAREFEKIFWQRLNTDYKKTNTEYIGYNACHQNLVEDIDPNEILLRFSVYDDDLDKIKRFSTSIAPLILSGPPGVAVTGGRARNQQVITYWPTLIPKTLIQSTVHVLDSQGDIQETYDIDSVLGNEADFIPQSTQVDSSQGDHYSDSEMIDVPLREVCMARSGDKGDTFNIGVLARSEEIYHYLKSKLTPEIIKSMFKGICKGRVKRYELDNLLALNFLLEESLDGGGTKSLMIDAQGKTMASALLNQSFPIPKTYLKDI, encoded by the coding sequence ATGAAAAACAAAATTCGTATTGCAAATGCCGGTGGTTTTTGGGGAGATGATCTTGGCGTATTAAGACGTCAGTTAGAAGGGGGAGAAGTCGATTATATTTCTTCAGACTTCTTAGCTGAAGTAACCATGAGTATTCTTCGAAAACAGCAATTGAAAAATGAAGCCATGGGTTATGTGGGCGATTTTGTTGATCAGATTGTTGATGTGGCTGAATTGATGAAAGAAAAGAAAGTGCGGATGCTTACCAATGCGGGAGGGATTAACCCTCTGGCTTGTGCACGCAAAATTCTTTCTGAATTAAAACATAAGGGTGTCGATTTGAAAATTGCTGTTGTCATTGGTGATAACATTATCGATCGGATTGATGAGTTTTATCCTGAAAAGGCCAGTTTTACTGACATGGAAACGGGTGATGATTTTGAAGGAATCAAAGAAAATATTCAGTCTGCCAATGTCTATTTGGGGGTTCCTCCTTTATTAAAAGCTCTCGATAGTGGTGCTGATTTGATTCTTGCCGGTAGAGTCACGGATACATCCATAACCATGGCTCCCATGATTTATGAACTCGGCTGGGAACTGGATGATTGGGATAAACTAGCTGCGGGTTTGGTTGCAGGCCATATTATTGAATGTGGTGCTCAGGCCAGTGGGGGAAATTTCACCGATTGGCAAAAGGTAAGCCTTTGGGATAATATGGGTTATCCCATCGTAGAGATGAGTCGTGATGGCAGTTTCGAAGTTTACAAGCATCCCAATACAGGCGGTTTAATTAGTCGGGATACCATTCGTGAGCAATTGGTTTATGAAATGGGTGATCCCAAGCATTATATCAGTCCGGATGTGGTTGCCGATTTTAGTCAACTGGAACTAAAAGAGTTGGCACCGAACCGTGTTTTGGTTAAAAATGCGAAAGGGCATCCTTCAACTCACTTTTTAAAGGTGTCAATGGCTTATGAGGATGGTTATAAGGCGGTTAGTTCTATTGTAATTTCGGGAGGTCGAGTTCTGAATAAGGCTCGTGAATTTGAAAAGATATTCTGGCAACGTTTGAACACAGATTATAAGAAAACCAATACGGAATATATTGGTTATAATGCGTGTCATCAAAATTTGGTTGAAGATATCGATCCCAATGAAATTCTCCTTCGTTTCTCGGTTTACGATGATGATCTTGATAAGATTAAACGATTTTCAACCAGTATTGCGCCGCTGATTTTAAGTGGACCTCCTGGTGTTGCAGTAACGGGAGGCAGAGCCAGAAATCAGCAGGTTATTACTTATTGGCCAACTTTGATTCCCAAAACATTGATTCAATCTACAGTGCATGTTTTAGATTCTCAGGGAGATATTCAGGAAACGTATGATATTGATTCTGTATTGGGAAATGAGGCAGATTTTATCCCACAAAGCACACAAGTTGATTCTTCTCAGGGAGATCATTATTCAGATTCGGAAATGATTGATGTGCCATTACGAGAGGTCTGTATGGCTCGTTCCGGAGACAAGGGAGATACCTTTAATATTGGTGTTTTAGCTCGGTCTGAGGAGATTTATCATTATTTGAAATCAAAATTGACGCCTGAGATCATCAAAAGCATGTTTAAAGGTATTTGTAAAGGGAGAGTTAAACGTTATGAATTGGATAATCTGTTGGCATTGAATTTTTTACTGGAAGAATCTTTGGATGGAGGGGGAACAAAATCCTTGATGATAGATGCTCAGGGCAAGACAATGGCCTCTGCACTTTTAAATCAATCTTTTCCTATCCCAAAAACTTATCTGAAAGATATTTAG
- the buk gene encoding butyrate kinase: protein MKKKVLSKLRTLNTNNMRDLVLALNPRMYFTRVAVYQGNSTLFLKKINHHDLETEMYPSFEDQVDFRTSVILKELKENDVEVKNIKVIIGRGGLLKPVESGVYRVNSKMIKDLSSSEFGDDVVNLGGLLANGIAKAIDGAHAYIADPVVVDELQDIARFTGRPEFKRRSIFHALNQKISARKYAKIKYSEYEKMNLIVVHLGGGISIGAHKKGRVIDTNQAYDGDGPFSPIRSGSLPMGDVIRMCYSGKFTMDEMLKKQTGDGGLYSYFKTHSAFDVCQLRDAGDEKAAEVLSAMAYQVSKYISSLHVCFDGEKLDGIIITGGLAKDDTFVSEIRNRVEIIAPVYVMPGAEVLGALSYYGQMILRGETDIKDYD, encoded by the coding sequence ATGAAAAAGAAAGTCTTAAGCAAGTTACGAACACTAAACACGAATAATATGAGAGATCTGGTTTTAGCACTTAATCCACGAATGTATTTCACGAGAGTGGCCGTTTATCAGGGAAATTCGACATTATTTCTTAAGAAAATTAATCATCACGATTTAGAAACAGAAATGTATCCTTCATTTGAAGATCAGGTTGATTTCCGCACATCTGTGATTCTTAAAGAGTTGAAAGAGAATGATGTTGAAGTCAAAAACATTAAAGTGATTATTGGTAGAGGAGGTTTGTTAAAGCCCGTAGAATCGGGTGTTTATCGTGTAAATTCCAAGATGATAAAGGATCTTAGTTCGTCAGAATTTGGCGATGATGTTGTCAATCTGGGTGGTTTGTTAGCCAATGGAATTGCCAAGGCTATTGATGGTGCTCATGCTTATATTGCCGACCCGGTTGTGGTTGATGAACTTCAGGATATTGCTCGTTTCACAGGCCGCCCTGAGTTTAAACGGCGTTCAATTTTTCATGCACTCAACCAAAAAATTTCAGCTCGAAAGTACGCGAAGATTAAGTATTCGGAGTATGAAAAGATGAATTTGATTGTCGTTCATTTGGGAGGTGGAATTAGTATTGGAGCACATAAAAAGGGTCGTGTGATTGACACCAATCAGGCATACGATGGTGATGGGCCTTTTTCACCAATTCGCTCAGGTTCCTTACCTATGGGCGATGTGATCCGGATGTGTTATTCAGGTAAATTTACGATGGATGAGATGCTGAAAAAACAAACGGGTGATGGTGGGCTTTATTCATACTTTAAAACGCATAGTGCCTTTGATGTTTGCCAATTGCGTGATGCGGGTGATGAGAAAGCCGCAGAGGTATTATCTGCTATGGCTTATCAGGTTTCCAAGTATATTTCATCCTTACATGTTTGTTTTGATGGTGAAAAGCTTGATGGTATAATTATAACCGGAGGGCTTGCCAAGGATGATACCTTTGTAAGCGAAATCCGCAATCGAGTTGAGATTATTGCACCTGTTTACGTTATGCCAGGAGCAGAGGTTCTTGGTGCTTTATCCTATTACGGTCAGATGATTCTTCGTGGTGAAACAGATATCAAAGATTATGATTAG
- a CDS encoding acyl-CoA dehydrogenase family protein — protein sequence MDPFLKEEHHIIRKAVRDFAEREIKPFAAELDEKEEFSPEITEKMGEMGLFGMYLPEKYGGHGSDYLSYIIAVEEVARVDGSHAATLAAHNSLGIGPIYNFGTEEQKLKYLPGLCSGKELWAFGLTEAEAGSDSRGTKTFVKDLGRFWEINGSKIFITNGSNPQTMGVTVQAVSAINGDEKEFTCLLVEKDTPGWKSQAMHGKLMWRASDTSQMFFDGCFVPKKNILGERGMGSKIMLQTLDSGRLSIAAMGLGLAQGAFEMTLEYAKERKQFGKPISKFQINSFKLADMATKIELARNLLYKACWLKDNNYPFEKEAAMSKLYCSEIAKEVADEGVQIHGGYGLMKEYPIERFYRDQRLLQIGEGTSEIQRLVISRYIGC from the coding sequence ATGGATCCTTTTTTGAAAGAAGAACATCATATTATAAGAAAGGCGGTTCGGGATTTTGCTGAAAGAGAGATAAAACCCTTCGCTGCCGAACTGGATGAAAAAGAAGAATTTTCTCCTGAAATAACAGAGAAAATGGGAGAGATGGGTCTCTTTGGAATGTATTTGCCGGAGAAATATGGTGGACATGGAAGCGATTACCTATCCTACATTATTGCCGTGGAAGAAGTGGCTCGTGTGGATGGTTCACATGCGGCAACTCTTGCTGCCCATAATTCATTGGGCATTGGGCCCATTTATAATTTTGGAACGGAAGAGCAAAAATTAAAATATTTACCGGGACTTTGTTCGGGTAAAGAACTCTGGGCTTTTGGTTTAACCGAAGCTGAGGCAGGATCGGATTCGAGAGGAACAAAGACCTTTGTTAAGGATTTGGGGAGATTTTGGGAGATTAATGGTTCAAAAATTTTTATTACAAACGGATCAAATCCACAAACGATGGGAGTGACGGTTCAGGCTGTTTCTGCTATTAATGGGGATGAAAAAGAATTCACTTGTTTGTTGGTAGAGAAGGATACCCCGGGCTGGAAGAGTCAGGCGATGCATGGAAAACTAATGTGGCGTGCTTCTGATACCTCACAGATGTTTTTTGATGGCTGTTTCGTTCCTAAGAAGAACATTCTTGGTGAACGTGGTATGGGGTCTAAAATCATGTTACAAACTCTGGATTCAGGACGACTATCCATTGCGGCTATGGGTTTGGGCTTGGCTCAGGGGGCATTTGAAATGACCTTGGAATATGCAAAAGAACGAAAGCAATTTGGTAAACCGATATCAAAATTTCAAATCAATAGCTTTAAGTTGGCAGATATGGCAACTAAAATTGAGCTTGCCAGAAATTTACTTTATAAGGCTTGCTGGTTGAAGGATAACAATTATCCTTTTGAAAAGGAAGCTGCCATGTCGAAACTATATTGTTCTGAAATCGCTAAGGAAGTGGCAGACGAAGGGGTTCAAATTCATGGTGGATATGGTTTGATGAAAGAATATCCTATTGAACGTTTTTATCGGGATCAGCGCCTGTTACAAATTGGAGAGGGAACTTCAGAAATTCAACGCTTAGTCATATCACGATATATTGGATGTTAA
- a CDS encoding tetratricopeptide repeat protein gives MQKFIYTLIALALSVQVFAQIQANPIQEANDLYQKGEYENAIKSYESVLETRIEAPEIYFNLANAYYKTGQIAPAILNYERALLLSPEDEDIKYNLELAQKNVTDKLEVLPEFFVSSWVSGLWNSLSANAWSWLSIGFFFFFLALMSLYLYSKISRIKKLGFFLSILCLLSSLVFYNFASKMNKQLTSREYAIVFSPSVTVKGSPDESGTQLFLLHEGTKVKVIEELGDWRNIKLSDGNQGWLKKEDIEII, from the coding sequence ATGCAAAAATTCATTTATACTCTAATAGCCTTAGCTTTATCCGTTCAGGTTTTTGCCCAAATTCAGGCAAATCCAATTCAAGAAGCGAATGATCTTTATCAAAAAGGCGAATACGAGAATGCCATAAAATCATACGAATCTGTATTGGAAACTCGTATTGAAGCTCCGGAAATCTATTTCAATCTAGCTAATGCCTATTACAAAACGGGCCAAATAGCTCCTGCTATTCTGAATTATGAAAGAGCATTGCTTTTATCACCTGAGGATGAAGATATCAAGTACAATTTAGAATTGGCACAAAAAAATGTAACTGACAAATTAGAGGTTCTTCCTGAATTCTTTGTGAGTTCATGGGTTTCCGGCTTATGGAACAGTTTATCAGCCAATGCCTGGTCTTGGTTATCAATTGGCTTCTTTTTCTTCTTCTTGGCTTTAATGAGCTTGTATTTATATAGCAAGATAAGTCGAATTAAGAAATTGGGCTTCTTTCTATCAATCTTGTGTTTACTTTCAAGTTTGGTCTTTTACAATTTCGCCTCAAAGATGAATAAACAGCTGACTTCGAGAGAATATGCTATTGTTTTTAGTCCCAGTGTAACAGTAAAAGGTTCTCCTGATGAAAGTGGCACACAACTCTTCCTCTTACACGAAGGAACCAAGGTTAAGGTTATAGAAGAACTAGGAGACTGGCGAAACATCAAATTGAGCGATGGAAATCAGGGCTGGTTAAAAAAGGAAGATATTGAGATCATTTAG
- a CDS encoding acetyl/propionyl/methylcrotonyl-CoA carboxylase subunit alpha, with translation MYYKRLLIANRGEIAVRIIRTARKLGISTLVIYSDKDKEADHVQFADEAYPLKGNDLLSTYLDKQQIIKIAIENKADAIHPGYGFLAENPAFAKACLEANIDFVGPDAESIELMGNKVNAREFAVLQNLPVLEGIIGDKESLLKNSKNLQFPVLVKAAAGGGGKGMRIVRSESDLESAITATSREAEKYFGDGEVLLERYIENPRHIEVQVLADKYGHAIHLFERECSIQRRFQKIIEEAPSSSVDSELRERMGQAAVRLTKALGYSNAGTIEFLMDENQNFYFLEMNTRIQVEHPVTEMITGVDLVEQQLAIASGKKLQLKQEDIVLSGHAIEARIYAEDPDLDFIPAPGDIEFYKEPSVSNTKLRIDSSLSKAGTIHPDFDPMISKLIVWDETRVLAINGLKEALSDYHIHGIKNNIHFLKNLIGTEEYIKNQISTHFCKQNEQQLKQRMKEDQKSIDLSLFYAAFSHYDLRLGKPQNIWEEIGFWRNARKAFKISHEDRLIDVTFKDDLTYEIDGVLYTFEKLNLKENCVNLIYNGKIFTFYISKNECNQAHVSCKGILMSLRRWSDSGNELFNENFASDGHAGDRILAPLPGKVVKINVKAGDKIQKSEVLLILESMKMENSILAPFNGMVSEIVIREGEQVTSQMELIKLIEV, from the coding sequence CCCGAAAATTGGGCATTTCAACTTTGGTTATTTATTCAGATAAGGATAAAGAGGCTGATCATGTTCAATTTGCTGATGAGGCTTACCCTCTCAAAGGAAATGATCTTTTATCAACCTATTTGGATAAGCAACAGATTATTAAGATTGCTATAGAAAATAAGGCTGATGCTATTCATCCGGGCTATGGGTTTCTTGCTGAAAATCCTGCTTTTGCCAAAGCTTGCCTTGAGGCAAATATCGACTTTGTTGGACCTGATGCGGAGTCTATTGAGCTGATGGGTAATAAGGTTAATGCACGTGAATTTGCTGTATTACAGAATCTACCTGTTTTAGAAGGGATTATTGGCGATAAGGAGAGTTTATTGAAGAATTCAAAAAACTTGCAATTTCCCGTATTAGTGAAAGCTGCAGCAGGTGGTGGAGGTAAAGGCATGCGAATTGTGCGATCTGAATCCGATCTGGAATCTGCAATTACTGCCACCTCGCGTGAGGCTGAGAAATACTTCGGTGATGGGGAGGTTTTATTGGAGCGGTATATTGAGAATCCAAGACATATTGAAGTTCAGGTACTAGCCGATAAATATGGACATGCCATTCATTTATTTGAGAGAGAATGCTCCATACAAAGACGTTTTCAAAAGATTATTGAAGAAGCGCCATCGTCTAGCGTGGATTCTGAACTTAGAGAACGAATGGGACAAGCGGCTGTTCGTTTGACCAAAGCTTTAGGCTATTCCAATGCAGGAACAATTGAGTTTTTGATGGATGAAAATCAAAACTTCTATTTTCTTGAGATGAATACCCGAATTCAGGTTGAACATCCCGTTACAGAAATGATTACAGGTGTCGATTTGGTTGAGCAGCAATTGGCAATTGCTTCCGGTAAAAAGCTTCAATTGAAGCAGGAAGATATCGTTTTAAGTGGGCATGCTATTGAAGCTAGAATTTATGCCGAAGATCCTGATCTGGATTTTATTCCGGCACCCGGCGATATTGAATTTTATAAGGAGCCTAGTGTGAGCAATACGAAGCTACGTATTGATTCGTCACTCTCAAAAGCGGGTACAATTCATCCCGATTTTGACCCCATGATATCAAAATTGATTGTTTGGGATGAAACAAGAGTGTTGGCCATTAATGGTCTGAAAGAAGCTTTGTCTGACTATCACATTCATGGCATTAAAAACAACATTCATTTTCTTAAGAATCTGATCGGAACAGAAGAATACATCAAGAACCAAATTTCAACCCATTTTTGTAAGCAAAACGAGCAGCAACTTAAGCAGAGAATGAAGGAAGATCAAAAATCTATCGATCTGTCTTTGTTCTACGCAGCTTTCTCTCATTACGATTTAAGGCTTGGAAAACCTCAGAATATTTGGGAAGAAATCGGTTTTTGGCGAAATGCTCGTAAAGCTTTCAAAATTAGTCATGAAGACAGGTTGATTGATGTCACATTCAAGGATGATCTGACTTACGAGATTGACGGTGTGTTATATACGTTTGAAAAGTTGAATTTGAAAGAAAATTGCGTGAATCTGATTTATAATGGCAAAATTTTTACGTTTTACATTTCAAAAAATGAATGCAATCAAGCTCATGTCTCATGTAAAGGTATTTTAATGTCTTTGAGACGCTGGTCTGATTCCGGGAATGAACTTTTTAATGAAAATTTTGCAAGTGATGGGCATGCAGGTGATCGTATTCTGGCCCCACTTCCGGGCAAAGTTGTTAAAATTAATGTAAAGGCCGGGGATAAAATTCAGAAGTCCGAGGTGCTGCTTATTTTGGAATCTATGAAAATGGAGAACAGTATATTGGCCCCTTTTAATGGGATGGTTTCTGAAATTGTGATTAGAGAAGGCGAGCAGGTAACAAGTCAAATGGAACTAATTAAGTTGATTGAGGTGTAG